One part of the Marinobacterium rhizophilum genome encodes these proteins:
- a CDS encoding accessory factor UbiK family protein, which produces MLNQKLIETVSAQLSELFEGGPGLPGQEAMRQQVRSVLQSSFARLDLVTRDEFDAQAAVLGRTREKVDQLELKLGEIEQRLANGAGE; this is translated from the coding sequence ATGCTTAACCAAAAGCTTATAGAGACCGTTTCGGCCCAGCTGAGCGAGTTGTTTGAGGGCGGGCCGGGCCTGCCAGGCCAGGAAGCCATGCGCCAGCAGGTGCGCTCTGTGCTGCAGAGCAGCTTTGCACGCCTGGACCTGGTAACGCGGGACGAGTTCGATGCCCAGGCCGCCGTACTGGGACGTACCCGCGAAAAGGTGGACCAGCTGGAGCTCAAGCTAGGCGAGATTGAACAGCGGCTCGCAAATGGCGCCGGCGAATAA